The sequence TCTATAAGTGAATTTAAAGAAAATTTTAATAATATTAAAATAGGTGATCATATTGAAGTGATGCTTGTTAAAATGGATTATAAAGGACAATGTATACTTTCTTATCAAAAAGCAAAAATGTTGAGAAATTGGCAACATATTAATGAAGTATACGAAAAATCTGAAGTTGTATTAGGTTATGTTGTAGCTAGAACAAAAGGAGGATTAATTGTTGAAATTTTTAACATTGAATGTTTTTTACCTGGTTCTCATATAAATGTAAAACCTGTTCGAGATTATGATACTTATGTAGGAAAAACTATGGAAGTAAAAGTAGTTAAAATTAATAAAAAAACTAAAAATGTTGTTGTTTCCCATAAAATATTAATAGAAAGAGATATAGAGGAGCAAAGAAAAGAAATGATATCAAAATTAGATAAAGGTCAAGTATTAGAAGGTAAAATAAAAAATATACTTCCTTATGGTGCTTTTGTTGATTTAGGAGGAGTAGATGCTTTACTTCATATTACAGATATGAGTTGGCCACATATAAATCATCCTACAGAAGTTGTTCAATTAGAACAAGAATTAAAATTCGTTGTATTAGGAGTGGATAAAGATAAAAATAGAGTTCAATTAGGATTAAAACAATTGCAACCTCATCCTTGGAATTCTTTAGATAAAGAATTAAAAGTAGGTAGTAAAATAAAAGGTAAAGTAAGTGTTATTGCTGATTATGGAGCTTTTATAGAAATTATTCCAGGTGTAGAGGCTTTGTTGCATATTAGTGAAATGTCTTGGGCTACTGATTTATCCTCAACACAAGATTTTGTGCAAATAGGAGATGAATTAGAAGCATTAATTTTAACTATAGATCGTCAAGAAAGAAAAATGTCTTTAAGTGTAAAACAACTTACAATAGATCCATGGATTAATATTCAAAATAAATATTATATAGGATCAAAGCATATTGGAATAGTAAAAAAATTTACTAATTTTGGAGTTCTTTTAGAATTAGAAAAAGGAATATCAGGAATCATTTATACTAATGATTTATCATGGATAAAGAAAATAAAACATCCTTCTGAATTTTGTAATATAAATGATGAATTAGAAATTATAATTATTTCTTTAGATTCTAAATTAAGAAAATTAAATTTAGGACATAAACAATTGAAAGAAAATCCATGGTATAAATATGAAAAAATTTATTATGTTGGTAGTATACATGTAGGAAAAATAACTACTTTATTTGATAAAGGAGCTTATGTTAAATTTTTTGAGGATCAAGAAATAGATGCTTTTGTTCCTTTACGTTTTTTAGAAAAAAAAGATGGTAGATTTCTTAAAAAAGGAGAAAAATCTAATTTTAAAATAATAGAATTCAATAAAGAAACAAAAAAAATTGTGGGGTCTCATACGTCTATTTTCCGTGATAAAGATCAAAAAAAAGAACAACGTATTAGAAGAAAATTTGAACGTTCTACTCTTGGAGATATAGCTGGATTAGCTAAATTAAAAGAACAAATAGAAAAAGAAAAAAATAAATAGTTCTAAAATAAAAATGGAAACACACTCTATTGCAGAAAAAGAAGGATGGAAAGTTGGTAAGGATTTTCCTGTTTGGGCTAATAATGAATTATATTTGACTACAATTAAAGGTGGATACTTATTAGATAAAGAAAATCCTTTTGAAGCATATAAAAGGTTAGCAAAAAACGCTGCAAAAATTTTAAAAAAACCTAAAATAGAAGAAGAATTTTTCTCAATTCTTTGGAAAGGCTGGTTAATCCCTTCTACTCCAGTTATGGTAAATCTTGGAACAGAAAAAGGATTACCTATTAGTTGTTTTTCAGGAAGAATTGGAGATAGTATGTATGAAATATATAGAAAAAATTTGGAAATGGCTATGTTAAGTAAACATGGTGGAGGGACATCATATGATTTTAGTTTAATTAGACCTATAGGTAGTTCTATAAAGAATGGAACTTTAGGTATATCTGATGGAATTATTCCTTTTATTAAATCATATGATAGTGCTATTGTAGCTAGTAAACAAGGAAGAACACGAAGAGGTGCAGTAGCTATTTATTTAAATATAGAGCATAAAGAATATCCAGAATTTTTAAAAATAAGAGAACCTAAAGGAGATATTAATCGTCAATGTCATAATGTTCATCAAGGAACTATAATATCTAATTCTTTTATGGAAAAAGTTTTAAAAGAAAATAGTAAAGAAAGAACATTATGGATAAATACTCTTAAAGAACGAGTTAAAACAGGAGAACCATATCTTTTTTTTAAAGATAATGCTAATGAAAATATTCCAGATAATTGGAAAAAACATGGATTAAAAATACATCATAGTAATCTTTGTTCTGAAATCATGTTACCAACAGATGAAAGTCATACTCTTGTTTGTTGTCTTTCTTCTCTTAATTTATATAAATATGTAGAATGGAAAAATACAAAAACTGTTTTTTATGCTATTTTATTTTTAGACGCAGTTTTACAAGAATTTATTGATAAAGGTCAAAATATAAGAGGAATAGAAGATGCTGTACGTTTTGCTGAAAAAAGTAGAGCATTAGGTTTAGGTGCATTAGGATGGCATTCTTATTTACAAGAAAATATGATTCCTTTTATATCTGTTAAATCTAGAATATTAACTCATAATATATTTAGAAATATTCAATTAGAATCTCAAAAAGCTACTAAATATTTAGCTAAAGAATATGGAGAATCTGAGTGGAATATAGGAACGGGTAGAAGAAATTTAACTTTAATGGCTATAGCTCCTAATAGGAGTTCTGCAAAACTAGCAGGAGGACTTTCTCAAGGTGTAGAACCGTTAGCTGCAAATATATATGTAGATGATGATGCAAAAGGAATGCATATTAGA is a genomic window of Blattabacterium cuenoti containing:
- the rpsA gene encoding 30S ribosomal protein S1; this encodes MSNQTTEKIKKEAYQKINEKLNNCDKIETSFDWTKYETHLNSKEKKDLEKFYANTLPYIRELEIYQGTITHIMEKIVLIDIGFKAEGAISISEFKENFNNIKIGDHIEVMLVKMDYKGQCILSYQKAKMLRNWQHINEVYEKSEVVLGYVVARTKGGLIVEIFNIECFLPGSHINVKPVRDYDTYVGKTMEVKVVKINKKTKNVVVSHKILIERDIEEQRKEMISKLDKGQVLEGKIKNILPYGAFVDLGGVDALLHITDMSWPHINHPTEVVQLEQELKFVVLGVDKDKNRVQLGLKQLQPHPWNSLDKELKVGSKIKGKVSVIADYGAFIEIIPGVEALLHISEMSWATDLSSTQDFVQIGDELEALILTIDRQERKMSLSVKQLTIDPWINIQNKYYIGSKHIGIVKKFTNFGVLLELEKGISGIIYTNDLSWIKKIKHPSEFCNINDELEIIIISLDSKLRKLNLGHKQLKENPWYKYEKIYYVGSIHVGKITTLFDKGAYVKFFEDQEIDAFVPLRFLEKKDGRFLKKGEKSNFKIIEFNKETKKIVGSHTSIFRDKDQKKEQRIRRKFERSTLGDIAGLAKLKEQIEKEKNK
- a CDS encoding ribonucleoside-diphosphate reductase subunit alpha, with protein sequence METHSIAEKEGWKVGKDFPVWANNELYLTTIKGGYLLDKENPFEAYKRLAKNAAKILKKPKIEEEFFSILWKGWLIPSTPVMVNLGTEKGLPISCFSGRIGDSMYEIYRKNLEMAMLSKHGGGTSYDFSLIRPIGSSIKNGTLGISDGIIPFIKSYDSAIVASKQGRTRRGAVAIYLNIEHKEYPEFLKIREPKGDINRQCHNVHQGTIISNSFMEKVLKENSKERTLWINTLKERVKTGEPYLFFKDNANENIPDNWKKHGLKIHHSNLCSEIMLPTDESHTLVCCLSSLNLYKYVEWKNTKTVFYAILFLDAVLQEFIDKGQNIRGIEDAVRFAEKSRALGLGALGWHSYLQENMIPFISVKSRILTHNIFRNIQLESQKATKYLAKEYGESEWNIGTGRRNLTLMAIAPNRSSAKLAGGLSQGVEPLAANIYVDDDAKGMHIRKNPYLEKILIESGYNLPEIWEQIANEKGSCLGLTALNEKQKNVFRCFKEINQLELIKQASIRQKYIDQGQSINLAFHQNTPAKYINKVHIEAWKIGLKSLYYYRSESILRADTKNRDLYFESLL